In the genome of Campylobacter concisus, one region contains:
- a CDS encoding TlpA family protein disulfide reductase, with product MTLKRAIITSLCIFAFFGCGDENKQKKEQNTSEQTQGKILDKNASKDENLSKDSLTPKMSENAQDSEIKEINLKLLSGATMQITKRSNGFDVKDGKKATLYVFFATWCPPCKAEIPHLNNLSEKFKNELDIVGVLLEDKSEDEVKDFAQKYKIKYEVAVGEGNFLFEKAMGGIKGLPASALFKANGDYVQGYIGLVPEEMLENDINRATK from the coding sequence ATGACATTAAAACGAGCAATTATAACATCACTTTGCATTTTTGCATTTTTTGGATGCGGCGACGAGAACAAGCAAAAAAAAGAGCAAAATACAAGCGAACAAACGCAAGGCAAAATTTTAGATAAAAATGCTAGCAAAGATGAAAATTTAAGCAAAGACTCACTCACTCCAAAAATGAGTGAAAATGCCCAAGATAGCGAGATAAAAGAGATAAATCTAAAGCTGCTAAGTGGAGCAACTATGCAGATTACAAAAAGAAGCAATGGCTTTGATGTAAAAGATGGCAAAAAAGCAACTCTTTACGTATTTTTCGCCACTTGGTGCCCACCTTGTAAGGCCGAGATCCCGCACCTAAACAACCTAAGCGAGAAATTTAAAAACGAGCTAGATATCGTTGGTGTGCTACTTGAAGACAAAAGTGAAGATGAAGTAAAAGATTTTGCTCAAAAGTATAAAATAAAATATGAAGTTGCGGTTGGTGAGGGAAATTTTTTATTTGAAAAAGCAATGGGTGGCATAAAAGGCTTGCCTGCGTCAGCACTTTTTAAAGCAAATGGCGACTACGTTCAAGGCTACATCGGTCTTGTGCCTGAAGAGATGCTTGAAAATGACATAAATAGGGCAACAAAATAA
- the ftsY gene encoding signal recognition particle-docking protein FtsY: MLDFLKKGFEKTFGAISSAKKSKKIDKESLEEILLEADVAYEIVEEILYYLPPQDEVSRADLRRVMSSYFIYENERVIEPDKPFVDLILGVNGAGKTTTIAKLANLYKNNGKSVILGACDTFRAGAIEQLRQWSIRLNVPIVATQQGHDPSAVAYDTISSALAKGIDRVILDTAGRLQNQTNLANELEKIVRISKKAYEKAPHRKILILDGTQGNAGVAQAKAFNDIVSLDGVIITKLDGTAKGGALFGVARELELPIFYIGVGESMDDIIKFNPDEFLDELMDAIFE; encoded by the coding sequence ATGCTTGACTTTCTAAAAAAAGGCTTTGAGAAGACTTTTGGAGCGATAAGCTCAGCTAAGAAGTCAAAAAAGATAGACAAAGAGAGCTTAGAAGAAATTTTGCTTGAAGCTGACGTAGCTTACGAGATCGTGGAGGAAATTTTATACTACTTGCCGCCACAAGATGAAGTGAGCAGAGCTGATCTTAGGCGCGTTATGAGTAGCTATTTTATCTACGAAAATGAGCGCGTGATCGAGCCTGATAAGCCATTTGTCGATCTCATCCTTGGCGTAAACGGTGCTGGCAAGACGACTACAATCGCAAAGCTTGCAAATTTATATAAAAATAACGGCAAAAGCGTTATTTTAGGCGCTTGTGATACATTTAGAGCTGGAGCTATCGAGCAGCTGCGCCAGTGGTCAATTAGACTAAATGTGCCAATAGTCGCCACACAGCAAGGTCATGATCCTTCAGCTGTTGCTTACGATACGATTAGCTCAGCCCTTGCAAAAGGTATCGACCGAGTCATCCTTGACACAGCCGGCAGACTTCAAAACCAGACAAATTTAGCAAACGAGCTAGAAAAGATCGTTCGCATTAGCAAAAAAGCTTACGAAAAAGCGCCTCACCGAAAAATTTTGATTCTTGATGGCACGCAAGGTAACGCCGGAGTTGCGCAAGCGAAAGCATTTAACGATATTGTCTCGCTTGATGGTGTCATCATCACAAAGCTTGATGGTACCGCAAAGGGTGGAGCGCTATTTGGCGTGGCAAGAGAGCTTGAGCTACCTATATTTTATATAGGCGTTGGCGAGAGCATGGATGATATCATCAAATTTAATCCAGACGAGTTTTTAGACGAGCTAATGGACGCCATTTTTGAGTAG
- the fliL gene encoding flagellar basal body-associated protein FliL, producing MAEEVEEKKAKKGGNGALMIIIIAIFVLLLVIGGLVAFLMLSSDEPKEANMMQAPTQTQTQSMPAQNKAKHGSNDYSNMGPIYPLDQFIVNLLSENGSRFLKTKIDMEQSDELLTPELDKKKALLRDIIIRTLSSKTYEEVSTAKGKDRLKDEIVGKLNEVLNDGYIKNIFFTDFVVQ from the coding sequence ATGGCTGAAGAAGTTGAAGAGAAAAAAGCAAAAAAAGGTGGCAATGGTGCATTAATGATAATTATCATTGCGATATTTGTTTTGCTACTAGTTATTGGAGGGCTAGTCGCGTTTTTGATGCTTAGTTCTGACGAGCCAAAAGAGGCAAACATGATGCAAGCACCAACTCAGACTCAAACGCAGTCCATGCCAGCTCAAAATAAAGCAAAGCATGGTAGCAACGACTATTCAAATATGGGGCCGATATATCCGCTTGATCAGTTTATTGTAAATTTGCTTAGCGAAAATGGCTCAAGATTTCTTAAAACTAAGATCGATATGGAGCAAAGCGATGAGTTGCTAACTCCTGAGCTTGATAAGAAAAAGGCACTTTTAAGAGATATTATCATCAGGACACTTTCGTCAAAAACTTACGAAGAAGTAAGTACCGCAAAGGGCAAAGATAGGCTAAAAGACGAGATCGTGGGTAAGTTAAATGAAGTGCTAAATGATGGCTACATCAAAAACATATTTTTTACTGATTTTGTGGTGCAATGA
- a CDS encoding DedA family protein has protein sequence MQDIINSVSTYGYIILFFYSLGGGMVALIAAGILSFAGKMDITLSIIVAAVANTIGDTLIFYVARFNKNSLMPYIKNHKRKLAYAGILAKKHGDKIIFIKKFIYGVKTLVPIALGLTKYSFYKFSIINLISSVLWAVIIGFASFKAGDYFVGASDYLGEHGYIMPLAMVCLLLGIWFFLQHITKRRKA, from the coding sequence ATGCAAGATATCATAAACTCAGTTTCAACATACGGCTATATTATATTGTTTTTTTATAGCCTTGGTGGCGGCATGGTTGCATTAATCGCCGCTGGAATTTTAAGTTTTGCTGGCAAGATGGATATCACTCTTAGTATAATTGTCGCTGCTGTGGCAAATACAATCGGCGACACGCTAATTTTTTATGTCGCAAGATTTAATAAAAACTCACTTATGCCTTATATCAAAAATCATAAAAGAAAGCTTGCTTATGCAGGAATTTTGGCCAAAAAACACGGCGATAAGATAATATTTATCAAAAAATTTATCTACGGCGTCAAAACTTTGGTTCCTATCGCACTTGGACTTACGAAATATTCATTTTATAAATTTAGCATTATAAATTTGATCTCGTCAGTGCTTTGGGCGGTCATTATCGGATTTGCCAGCTTTAAAGCGGGTGATTATTTTGTAGGTGCAAGCGACTATCTTGGCGAGCATGGATATATTATGCCTCTTGCTATGGTTTGTTTGTTGCTTGGAATTTGGTTTTTTTTACAACATATTACAAAAAGGAGAAAAGCATGA
- the rny gene encoding ribonuclease Y: protein MIEVLIGLGAGVAGVGAGYLYAKKINDANYNIFLEQAKAKAKAIEYEAELTLKNSKISVQEAEFEAKKRYDDKTTKLQKEYASKFDELAKKEKILLNEQELLNESKELFEKDKQDAKITYEEGLNLKATYQNKVEEAIRVLEHAAGLTEEEAKEVVLKKVEEKSRADIAHIVRKYEEEAKREAKKRVNYILAQATSRFAGEFAAERLINVVNIKNDELKGRIIGKEGRNIKTLEMVLGVDIIIDDTPHAIILSSFNLYRRAIATRVIELLVEDGRIQPARIEDLHKKVTEEFEQSIQEEGENIVMDLGLNKIHPEIVKLIGKLKFRASYGQNALAHSLEVAHLAGIIAAECGGDEKLAKRAGILHDIGKALTHEYEGSHVDLGAEICKRYKEHPVVINAIYAHHGHEEATSIESAAVCAADALSAARPGARREVLESFLKRVEEIENIAKSKDGIKQAYAINAGREIRVIANAKLINDDEAVLVAKEIAQEIESKVQYPGEIKVSVIRETRAVDFAK from the coding sequence ATGATAGAGGTTTTAATAGGCTTAGGAGCCGGTGTGGCGGGCGTTGGAGCAGGGTATCTATACGCTAAAAAGATAAATGATGCAAACTACAACATCTTCTTAGAACAAGCAAAAGCAAAAGCAAAAGCAATAGAATACGAAGCTGAACTAACGCTTAAAAATTCTAAAATTTCAGTACAAGAAGCTGAATTTGAGGCCAAAAAAAGATACGATGACAAGACGACAAAGCTTCAAAAAGAGTATGCGAGTAAATTTGATGAACTAGCCAAAAAAGAGAAAATTTTATTAAATGAGCAAGAGCTTTTAAACGAAAGTAAAGAGCTTTTTGAAAAAGATAAGCAAGATGCAAAGATAACTTACGAAGAGGGCTTAAATTTAAAAGCGACTTATCAAAACAAGGTAGAAGAAGCGATAAGAGTGCTTGAGCACGCTGCTGGCTTAACGGAAGAAGAAGCAAAAGAGGTCGTGCTTAAAAAGGTCGAGGAGAAGTCTCGTGCGGATATCGCTCATATCGTTAGAAAATACGAAGAAGAAGCAAAAAGAGAGGCTAAAAAGAGGGTTAATTACATATTGGCGCAGGCTACGTCAAGATTTGCTGGAGAATTTGCGGCTGAGCGTTTGATAAATGTAGTAAATATCAAAAACGATGAGCTAAAAGGTAGGATTATTGGTAAAGAAGGACGTAATATCAAGACCCTTGAAATGGTGCTTGGCGTTGATATCATCATCGACGATACGCCTCATGCGATTATACTAAGCAGCTTCAATCTTTACAGACGTGCGATCGCAACAAGAGTGATTGAGCTTTTGGTAGAGGATGGAAGAATCCAGCCTGCGAGGATAGAAGACCTTCACAAAAAAGTGACTGAAGAATTTGAGCAAAGTATACAAGAAGAGGGCGAAAATATCGTCATGGATCTTGGTCTAAATAAAATTCATCCAGAGATCGTAAAACTAATAGGCAAGCTTAAATTTAGAGCAAGCTACGGACAAAATGCCCTAGCGCACAGCCTTGAAGTAGCTCACCTTGCTGGTATCATCGCGGCTGAGTGTGGCGGAGATGAGAAGCTAGCAAAAAGAGCCGGCATACTTCACGATATCGGTAAGGCGCTAACTCACGAGTACGAGGGTAGCCACGTCGATCTTGGAGCAGAAATTTGTAAACGCTATAAAGAGCATCCAGTAGTTATCAATGCCATTTATGCCCATCATGGACACGAAGAAGCAACAAGTATAGAAAGTGCGGCTGTTTGCGCAGCTGACGCACTAAGTGCGGCTCGTCCAGGTGCAAGGCGTGAGGTGCTTGAGAGCTTCTTAAAGCGTGTCGAAGAGATCGAAAACATCGCAAAAAGCAAAGATGGCATCAAACAAGCTTATGCAATAAATGCAGGCCGTGAAATTCGTGTCATCGCAAATGCTAAACTCATAAATGACGACGAGGCCGTGCTTGTAGCAAAAGAGATAGCTCAAGAGATTGAGAGCAAGGTGCAGTATCCTGGTGAGATAAAAGTAAGCGTCATCAGAGAGACTCGTGCTGTTGATTTTGCAAAATAA
- a CDS encoding DUF945 family protein, protein MKKVISALIVVIMVAIGAVYFASNEVEKNYQRIVNDLNNIKGFKISNNNYKKGFFGSKGSFDFSVSKDLLENIFGKNVNEDLVFKVENEISHTVLAFIDGFEIDSKISIQNDMIKNIIATFMGSNVIATTKTKVSLTGDKDMDIKFSNIEFNDKQKTAFNTKDIKIGMTLDSKDSINSLKIEADKIALKDVSEYNKVDLNIEGFYIDSSYKEPVKFSKILESQLVPYLAKVKFKRVSFASNDVSNILVDDFKYDSKFEISNDLGRSDDVIKIGIVAVDKVKYTDFVFDSKIANINVPALNNVLEKLNNLNNEENYNVLAGLNFDEIIDQILEKNPSIKIDTLSFKKGDKTLKLNLDAAVNGFKKGTNQSEIFDKLSLSGKVSVDESLANFFDTLVPEVAFVEPTLISAGYFKEEDKKVISEFKYDPNKKDIIFNGKVGLQNFFMGF, encoded by the coding sequence ATGAAAAAGGTGATATCTGCTTTAATCGTAGTTATCATGGTAGCCATTGGGGCGGTTTATTTTGCTTCAAATGAGGTGGAAAAGAACTATCAAAGGATAGTGAATGATCTAAACAATATTAAGGGCTTTAAAATTTCTAATAACAATTACAAAAAAGGTTTTTTTGGCTCAAAAGGATCATTTGATTTTAGTGTTTCAAAAGATCTTTTGGAAAATATATTTGGTAAAAATGTAAATGAGGATTTGGTTTTTAAAGTAGAAAATGAAATTTCTCATACAGTGCTTGCTTTTATAGATGGCTTTGAAATAGACTCAAAAATTTCTATTCAAAACGATATGATTAAAAACATTATCGCAACATTCATGGGTTCAAATGTTATTGCAACAACTAAAACAAAAGTTAGCCTAACTGGTGATAAAGATATGGATATTAAATTTAGCAATATTGAATTTAATGATAAGCAAAAAACTGCATTTAATACAAAAGATATAAAGATTGGTATGACGCTTGATTCAAAAGATAGTATAAACAGCTTAAAGATTGAAGCGGACAAGATCGCTTTGAAAGATGTTAGTGAATACAACAAAGTTGATCTAAATATCGAAGGATTTTATATTGACTCAAGTTATAAAGAGCCAGTTAAGTTTTCAAAAATTTTAGAGAGCCAACTTGTACCTTATTTGGCAAAAGTTAAATTTAAAAGGGTCTCTTTCGCATCTAATGATGTAAGTAATATTTTGGTAGATGACTTTAAATATGACTCAAAATTTGAAATCTCAAATGATCTTGGAAGGTCAGACGATGTTATAAAAATAGGTATAGTAGCAGTTGATAAAGTAAAATATACAGATTTTGTCTTTGATAGCAAAATCGCAAATATAAATGTACCTGCTTTAAATAATGTATTAGAAAAGCTTAATAATTTAAATAATGAAGAAAATTATAATGTTTTAGCTGGATTAAATTTTGATGAGATAATAGATCAAATCTTAGAAAAGAATCCAAGCATAAAAATAGATACATTAAGCTTTAAAAAAGGAGATAAGACTTTAAAGCTAAATTTGGATGCAGCAGTAAATGGCTTTAAAAAGGGAACAAATCAGTCAGAAATTTTTGATAAATTATCTCTTAGTGGAAAAGTAAGTGTCGATGAAAGTCTGGCGAATTTTTTTGATACATTAGTGCCAGAAGTAGCTTTTGTTGAGCCTACTTTGATATCTGCTGGATATTTTAAAGAAGAGGATAAAAAAGTAATAAGCGAATTTAAATATGATCCAAATAAAAAAGATATTATATTTAATGGAAAAGTTGGACTTCAAAATTTCTTTATGGGTTTTTAA
- the ybaK gene encoding Cys-tRNA(Pro) deacylase, whose amino-acid sequence MMHKTNAARALDKLKINYEILEYEVDLNDLSAIHVAASTKQNIKQIYKTIVCECEPKNFVVACLQGDLELDLKALAHACGAKRCELINLKDLEKITGYIRGGCSPLAMKKHFATFIDERAKEQEYVLVSAGVRGKQIKIAPNDLLKTCEASFANIARLAL is encoded by the coding sequence ATGATGCATAAGACAAATGCTGCCAGAGCTTTAGATAAGCTAAAAATTAATTATGAAATTTTAGAGTATGAGGTTGATTTGAACGATCTTTCAGCCATTCACGTGGCAGCTAGCACCAAGCAAAATATAAAGCAAATTTATAAAACTATCGTTTGTGAGTGTGAGCCTAAAAATTTCGTTGTTGCTTGCTTACAGGGCGATTTGGAGCTTGATCTAAAAGCACTTGCTCACGCGTGTGGCGCCAAACGCTGCGAGCTTATAAATTTAAAAGACTTAGAAAAGATCACTGGCTACATTAGGGGCGGCTGTTCACCGCTTGCTATGAAAAAACACTTTGCAACATTTATCGATGAACGCGCGAAAGAACAAGAATACGTGTTAGTAAGTGCTGGAGTAAGAGGCAAACAAATAAAAATAGCACCAAATGATCTTTTAAAGACTTGCGAAGCAAGTTTTGCCAATATCGCTAGGCTAGCTCTTTAA
- a CDS encoding SAM-dependent methyltransferase — protein MKFSEFFDIWVNENYYKFGIDIGKKGDFYTNVSVGYLFGACLANYFLKLLKKGEISSSCKVVEIGANSGNMLADFAQGIFTLKPEILSNLEFIIIEPHEILRKKQLETFTKRFGDEVRVGHYENLDEYSFDEIFVISNELLDAFSCEVIDGQNMLFVDEDLKFHWQKADQNLLALAKKFGIKKGEISTSYAKFALQLASVAKKVRFLSFDYGEFEPKNEFSLRVFKDHQVFSLFEISNLASYFKRSDLTYSLCFKQVKETFCEAGFEMLKFKKQNEALVCDLGMDEILSLVLEKSSKQAYENATKQAKFLISPEFLGEKFKFIEFLKS, from the coding sequence ATGAAATTTAGCGAGTTTTTTGATATCTGGGTCAATGAAAACTACTATAAATTTGGTATTGATATCGGCAAAAAGGGCGATTTTTATACAAATGTAAGCGTTGGCTATCTCTTTGGCGCTTGCCTTGCAAACTATTTTTTAAAACTGCTTAAAAAAGGCGAAATTTCTAGCTCTTGCAAGGTCGTAGAGATTGGCGCAAACTCTGGCAATATGCTAGCTGATTTTGCGCAAGGAATTTTTACGCTTAAGCCAGAAATTTTGTCAAATTTAGAGTTTATCATCATCGAGCCTCATGAAATTTTACGTAAAAAACAGCTTGAGACTTTTACAAAACGCTTTGGTGACGAAGTTAGAGTAGGGCACTATGAAAATTTAGACGAGTACTCGTTTGATGAAATTTTTGTCATCTCAAATGAGCTACTTGACGCATTTAGTTGCGAGGTTATAGATGGGCAAAATATGCTTTTTGTGGACGAAGACCTAAAATTTCACTGGCAAAAGGCGGATCAAAATTTACTAGCTCTTGCAAAAAAATTTGGCATAAAAAAGGGCGAGATATCAACTAGCTACGCTAAATTTGCGCTCCAGCTTGCAAGTGTGGCAAAAAAGGTGAGATTTTTAAGCTTTGACTACGGCGAATTTGAGCCAAAAAATGAGTTTAGTTTAAGAGTCTTTAAAGATCATCAAGTTTTTTCTTTATTTGAAATTTCAAACCTCGCGTCATACTTTAAAAGATCGGATCTAACATATAGCCTTTGCTTTAAGCAGGTAAAAGAGACTTTTTGTGAGGCTGGCTTTGAGATGCTTAAATTTAAAAAACAAAACGAAGCTTTAGTTTGTGATCTTGGCATGGATGAAATTTTATCTTTAGTGCTTGAAAAAAGTAGCAAGCAAGCCTATGAAAATGCAACCAAACAAGCAAAATTTCTAATCTCGCCTGAGTTTTTAGGCGAGAAGTTTAAATTTATAGAGTTTTTAAAGAGCTAG
- the radA gene encoding DNA repair protein RadA, with protein MAKAKPVFECQACGNQQAKWLGKCPQCGAWDSFIELSQAEIKISKEIAKSASTPSKAISIDEVEIQNFTRFSTKDSELDLVLGGGVVEGSLVLIGGSPGIGKSTLLLKIGSNLAKDGKKTLYVSGEESQSQIKMRADRLNAVDKNLYLLTEICLEDILLEVQKSDYKVLVIDSIQTLYSQNITSAPGSITQVREITFELMRLAKNQNICVFIIGHITKEGSIAGPRVLEHMVDVVLYFEGDASRELRILRGFKNRFGSTSEVGIFEMSQHGLVSANEVSSKFFTRGGAMSGSAITIIMEGSRALSIEIQALVCESAYPKRSSTGFERNRLDMLLALLERKLEIPLGHYDVFINVSGGVKISETAADLAVIAAIISSFKNRPISKDSVFIGELSLNGEIREIFNLDQRLKEAKMQKFKNAIIPNKPLDTQGLKCFYAKDITQVLEWM; from the coding sequence ATGGCAAAAGCAAAGCCAGTTTTTGAGTGTCAAGCCTGCGGTAATCAACAGGCAAAGTGGCTGGGCAAATGCCCACAATGTGGTGCTTGGGATAGCTTTATCGAGCTTAGTCAAGCAGAGATAAAGATAAGCAAAGAGATAGCAAAAAGTGCTAGCACACCTAGCAAAGCCATAAGCATAGACGAAGTTGAAATTCAAAATTTCACGAGATTTAGCACCAAAGATAGCGAGCTAGACCTCGTTCTTGGTGGTGGCGTTGTCGAAGGCTCGCTCGTTTTAATAGGTGGCAGCCCAGGAATTGGCAAATCAACCCTGCTTCTAAAAATCGGCTCAAATTTAGCAAAAGACGGCAAAAAAACGCTCTATGTAAGCGGCGAAGAGAGCCAAAGCCAGATAAAAATGAGAGCTGATAGGCTAAATGCGGTGGATAAAAATTTATACCTGCTAACTGAAATTTGCCTAGAAGATATCCTGCTAGAGGTGCAAAAGAGCGACTATAAAGTGCTAGTAATCGACTCTATTCAAACGCTTTATAGCCAAAATATAACCTCCGCCCCAGGCTCGATCACGCAGGTTCGTGAGATCACATTTGAGCTAATGAGACTTGCAAAAAACCAAAATATCTGCGTCTTCATTATCGGACACATCACCAAAGAGGGCTCGATCGCAGGGCCAAGAGTGCTTGAACACATGGTCGATGTGGTGCTTTATTTTGAGGGTGACGCGAGCAGAGAGCTGAGAATTTTGCGTGGGTTTAAAAACCGCTTTGGCTCGACGAGTGAGGTTGGTATATTTGAGATGAGCCAGCACGGACTGGTGAGTGCAAATGAGGTATCGAGTAAATTTTTCACACGTGGTGGGGCTATGAGTGGTAGTGCGATCACCATCATAATGGAGGGCTCAAGAGCGCTTAGCATCGAGATACAAGCACTTGTTTGCGAAAGTGCCTACCCAAAAAGAAGCTCGACTGGTTTTGAGAGAAACCGCCTAGATATGCTGCTAGCCCTACTTGAGCGAAAGCTAGAAATTCCACTTGGGCACTACGACGTCTTCATAAACGTTTCAGGTGGCGTTAAGATAAGCGAAACAGCGGCCGATCTAGCCGTCATAGCAGCGATAATCAGTAGCTTCAAAAATCGCCCTATTAGCAAGGATAGCGTATTCATCGGTGAGCTAAGCCTAAACGGCGAAATAAGAGAAATTTTCAACCTCGATCAGCGCCTAAAAGAGGCAAAAATGCAGAAATTTAAAAATGCTATCATCCCAAACAAACCGCTTGACACGCAAGGGCTAAAATGCTTTTACGCCAAAGATATCACGCAAGTGCTTGAATGGATGTAA
- the acpS gene encoding holo-ACP synthase produces the protein MIGIDIVRIDRISRLKARHGELFLKRFLSDSEIALAKNDATLAGFWAAKEAASKALGVGISKECGFLDIELSKDAKNAPKIKFSPKIYTNFNIKEASLSITHDGGFAVAAVMIV, from the coding sequence ATGATAGGTATTGATATCGTTAGGATAGATAGGATTTCAAGACTAAAGGCTCGTCATGGCGAGCTTTTTTTAAAGAGATTTTTAAGCGATAGCGAGATCGCGCTAGCAAAAAATGATGCGACTTTGGCTGGATTTTGGGCGGCCAAAGAAGCAGCTAGCAAAGCCCTTGGTGTGGGGATTAGTAAAGAGTGTGGCTTTTTGGACATTGAGCTTAGCAAAGACGCAAAAAACGCACCAAAGATAAAATTTAGCCCAAAAATTTATACAAATTTTAATATCAAAGAAGCAAGCCTTAGCATAACTCACGACGGCGGTTTTGCTGTAGCTGCAGTGATGATTGTATGA
- a CDS encoding VanZ family protein: MSRVKFLSKICFFAALLAIDFLAFTPKSPTIIENSWDKANHFLAFFVLYILLYLGYEFKILKNLALLLAFGVQIELVQAFLPNREFSLLDIVADMIGAAFGVIVVEILKRIIYGKSKASF, translated from the coding sequence TTGAGTAGGGTAAAATTTCTTAGTAAAATTTGCTTTTTCGCTGCTCTTTTGGCAATTGATTTTCTTGCATTTACTCCAAAATCTCCTACTATCATCGAAAATTCGTGGGATAAAGCTAACCATTTTTTAGCTTTTTTCGTCCTTTATATACTGCTCTACCTTGGCTATGAGTTTAAAATTTTAAAAAATTTAGCCCTACTTTTAGCCTTTGGTGTGCAAATAGAGCTCGTTCAGGCGTTTTTACCAAATAGGGAATTTAGCTTGCTTGACATCGTGGCTGACATGATCGGAGCGGCTTTTGGAGTGATAGTAGTTGAAATTTTAAAAAGGATAATTTATGGCAAAAGCAAAGCCAGTTTTTGA
- a CDS encoding lipid-binding SYLF domain-containing protein produces the protein MKFLFSILLFFSLAFASEELVLDSANSFITTMRGARNAPIKELIEQSKATIIFPSVKKVGFVVGGMGGDGIMVVGNINSPSEILPVSISGGSIGIQLGYEDSSLVLFIFKDSIIHDIKDAKITLDTKLSVAFGDIGRNYSKVSDFKFSSDIYAYAANDGFFAGASFGGAVISAREEILKQSGYAYEQLIASASKLLGD, from the coding sequence ATGAAATTTCTTTTTTCAATTTTATTATTTTTCTCACTTGCCTTTGCCAGTGAGGAGCTCGTGCTAGACTCGGCAAACTCGTTTATAACAACTATGAGAGGTGCTAGAAACGCTCCTATAAAAGAGCTAATCGAGCAGTCAAAAGCAACGATCATCTTTCCAAGTGTTAAAAAGGTCGGTTTTGTCGTTGGTGGCATGGGCGGAGATGGCATTATGGTTGTTGGCAACATTAACTCGCCAAGTGAAATTTTACCAGTTAGCATAAGTGGCGGTAGCATCGGTATACAGCTTGGTTATGAAGATAGCTCGCTTGTGCTTTTTATATTTAAAGATAGCATTATCCATGATATCAAAGATGCCAAGATCACGCTTGATACAAAGCTATCAGTAGCTTTTGGTGACATTGGACGCAATTATAGTAAAGTAAGCGATTTTAAATTTTCAAGTGATATCTACGCATATGCCGCAAATGATGGTTTTTTTGCGGGAGCTAGCTTTGGCGGAGCAGTCATTAGCGCAAGGGAAGAAATTTTAAAGCAAAGTGGCTATGCATATGAACAGCTAATAGCCTCTGCATCTAAACTTTTAGGAGATTAA
- a CDS encoding 5-formyltetrahydrofolate cyclo-ligase has product MSVNLEKNEFRKNARANLIKLTKFKAKCSHYKATKTLLKLINFTNSKKVLFYLPLNYEVDVLKIRRNLSRKCEIFAPFMVGLSLKMVRLRLPFITYKFNVRQPSGKKMNNVRLDMAVVPAIGVDGAMARIGHGKGFYDRFFDSLPIKPKRIVFLEIKDFYTKDVLSNTQDAVADFYITPNKNYIKRGINDRGFNRLRSRCGGRWSRVSIR; this is encoded by the coding sequence ATGAGCGTTAATTTAGAAAAAAATGAATTTAGAAAAAATGCAAGAGCAAATTTGATAAAACTTACTAAATTTAAGGCCAAATGCTCGCACTATAAAGCTACAAAAACGCTTTTGAAATTGATAAATTTTACAAATTCTAAGAAAGTATTGTTTTATTTGCCACTTAACTACGAAGTCGATGTGCTTAAAATAAGGCGAAATTTATCACGTAAATGTGAAATTTTTGCCCCTTTTATGGTAGGTCTTAGCTTAAAGATGGTAAGATTGCGACTGCCATTTATAACTTATAAATTTAACGTCAGACAGCCATCTGGCAAAAAAATGAATAATGTTAGACTTGATATGGCAGTAGTTCCAGCGATTGGGGTTGATGGAGCTATGGCTAGGATAGGGCATGGAAAAGGATTTTATGATAGATTTTTTGACTCTTTGCCTATTAAGCCAAAACGGATAGTTTTTCTTGAGATAAAAGACTTTTATACCAAAGATGTGCTTTCAAATACACAAGACGCGGTAGCAGACTTTTATATAACCCCAAATAAAAATTATATAAAAAGAGGAATAAATGATAGAGGTTTTAATAGGCTTAGGAGCCGGTGTGGCGGGCGTTGGAGCAGGGTATCTATACGCTAA